A genomic region of Gemmata massiliana contains the following coding sequences:
- a CDS encoding carbon starvation CstA family protein → MDLFAVTLYSHDPHSGRLLLHAMPVMVVVLCCLAIAYRYYSAFLAAKVAVLDDSRVTPAHRLNDGQNYHPTNKWVLFGHHFAAISGAGPLIGPVLAIQYGFAPGLVWLVIGVCLAGAVQDMLVLAASVRRDGKSIAEIARHELGYPAAIIASVAILFIVVIALAGLGIVVVKALGGEEVKLPAGMTIESPEPPAQREGVYHFPAKCRVRYSPEAQPTLRSETFRIRCPEAPVVLSDSALPVTYRLPAGCTQVVPGSSWGTFTIACTIPIALLVGLWMYRIRPGRVVEASLIGGFLTLAAVVAGNWVPGSPLERFFSLTRDQTIITLGVYGFIAAVLPVWLLLGPRDYLSSFLKIGTVGLLIVSVCVANPALQAPPINEVFINGGPTFLGVPGLSAPVFPFVFICVMCGAVSGFHSLVSSGTTPKMVEKESHIRTIGYGSMLIEGIVGVTALVAAAALPPELYYAINVPIDRTSEYQKQLDEVYDKYGVKVPPEGKDPAHATNVDSPQHLDLGRVEEKVGGESLRGRTGGAVTLAVGMSVVFEQAFNWVGVTGEWLLKYWYHFAIMFEALFILTTIDAGTRIARFLLQESVGRVYAPMAKQNWLPGALLASAVVTGGWCWLVWTGSIDTIWPMFGIANQLLAVLALALVTTWMVNNGRGKYAAVTILPMLFVTSTTLTASFQLVTGRFAQLIETGRAKVAAGASEVGQKMILTGVLNTALTLFVVTCVVTLLFWSAARWLTVWLGWGKPGTAPTNTNGAA, encoded by the coding sequence ATGGACCTGTTCGCTGTTACACTTTACTCGCACGATCCCCATTCCGGGCGCTTGCTCCTGCACGCGATGCCGGTGATGGTCGTCGTGCTGTGCTGTCTCGCCATTGCCTATCGATATTACTCCGCGTTCCTCGCAGCGAAGGTCGCGGTACTCGACGATTCGCGTGTCACGCCCGCGCACCGCCTCAACGACGGTCAGAACTACCACCCCACGAACAAGTGGGTGCTGTTCGGGCACCACTTCGCGGCCATTTCCGGGGCCGGGCCGCTCATCGGACCTGTACTCGCTATTCAGTACGGGTTCGCACCCGGGCTGGTGTGGCTGGTCATCGGCGTGTGCCTCGCGGGGGCCGTTCAGGACATGCTTGTGTTGGCCGCGAGCGTCCGACGCGACGGGAAATCGATCGCCGAAATCGCGCGCCACGAACTCGGGTACCCGGCCGCGATCATCGCATCAGTCGCGATCCTATTTATCGTGGTGATCGCGCTCGCCGGTCTGGGAATCGTGGTGGTGAAGGCGCTCGGCGGCGAAGAGGTGAAGCTGCCCGCAGGGATGACCATCGAATCGCCAGAGCCACCAGCCCAACGCGAAGGTGTCTACCATTTCCCCGCGAAGTGCCGCGTCCGGTACTCGCCCGAAGCGCAGCCCACACTCCGTTCCGAGACGTTCCGCATCAGGTGCCCGGAAGCACCCGTGGTGTTGTCGGATTCGGCGCTGCCCGTGACTTACCGGCTCCCCGCTGGTTGCACGCAGGTCGTACCCGGCTCGTCGTGGGGCACGTTCACGATCGCGTGTACGATCCCGATCGCCCTGTTAGTCGGGTTGTGGATGTACCGCATCCGCCCGGGGCGCGTGGTCGAAGCGTCGCTCATTGGCGGGTTCCTCACGCTCGCAGCGGTCGTGGCCGGCAACTGGGTTCCCGGTTCGCCGCTCGAACGCTTCTTCTCTCTCACGCGCGACCAGACCATCATCACTCTGGGTGTCTACGGGTTCATCGCTGCAGTGCTCCCGGTTTGGCTGCTGCTGGGACCGCGCGACTACCTTTCCAGTTTTCTGAAGATCGGCACCGTCGGGCTGCTCATCGTGAGCGTGTGCGTCGCGAACCCGGCACTTCAGGCCCCGCCGATCAACGAAGTGTTTATTAACGGCGGACCAACGTTTCTCGGGGTTCCGGGGCTTTCCGCTCCGGTTTTCCCGTTCGTGTTCATTTGTGTGATGTGCGGGGCGGTCAGTGGGTTCCACTCGCTCGTTTCTAGCGGTACGACACCGAAGATGGTGGAAAAGGAATCACACATCCGCACCATCGGCTACGGGTCCATGCTGATCGAAGGGATCGTCGGAGTAACGGCGCTCGTTGCCGCCGCCGCGCTGCCACCGGAACTGTACTACGCGATCAACGTGCCCATCGACCGCACATCGGAATACCAAAAGCAACTCGACGAGGTGTACGACAAGTACGGCGTGAAGGTGCCTCCGGAGGGAAAAGACCCGGCGCACGCGACCAACGTGGATTCCCCGCAGCACCTCGATCTGGGCCGGGTGGAAGAGAAGGTCGGCGGCGAGTCGCTGCGCGGGCGCACGGGCGGCGCGGTCACGCTTGCTGTGGGCATGTCTGTCGTCTTCGAGCAGGCGTTCAACTGGGTCGGCGTTACAGGCGAGTGGCTCCTGAAATACTGGTACCACTTCGCGATCATGTTCGAGGCGCTCTTTATTCTCACGACGATCGACGCCGGAACGCGCATTGCGCGATTCTTGTTACAAGAAAGTGTGGGGCGCGTTTACGCTCCGATGGCCAAACAGAACTGGTTGCCCGGAGCGCTCCTTGCCAGCGCCGTAGTTACTGGCGGTTGGTGCTGGCTCGTGTGGACCGGCAGCATCGATACCATTTGGCCCATGTTCGGCATCGCGAACCAATTGCTCGCAGTGCTGGCGCTCGCACTCGTAACGACGTGGATGGTAAACAACGGGCGCGGAAAGTACGCGGCCGTCACCATCCTCCCGATGCTGTTCGTGACCAGTACCACGCTCACGGCCAGTTTTCAGTTGGTCACGGGCCGGTTCGCACAGTTGATCGAAACCGGGCGCGCGAAGGTGGCAGCGGGGGCGTCCGAAGTGGGGCAGAAAATGATCCTGACGGGTGTCCTCAACACGGCGCTCACGCTCTTCGTTGTCACGTGTGTCGTCACGCTACTGTTTTGGTCCGCCGCGCGTTGGCTGACGGTGTGGCTAGGTTGGGGTAAACCAGGCACCGCCCCCACGAACACGAACGGTGCGGCATGA